The Setaria viridis chromosome 2, Setaria_viridis_v4.0, whole genome shotgun sequence DNA window CTCACTTTCTCAGCAAGCGGGCGACGGCTAATTTAGAATTTGGTCGTCCAAAAATTGTAGCACTCCTACCTGTAGTTTGCCCAGACGCGATCCATTAGTCATCGTCATGATTACATGGCACATATAATTGATGTACAGTAGCTCTCTCATCGCTCCTGAGTTCTGGCAATGAAATTTCGAAGAAAAAGCATCGGCAACCCTGCCTTGCACGGAGGCCCCAACAAAAGAGACCAGATCGATCCGCCCCCAAAAGCTCGGACAGAGCCGCGCTGTGATGGAATCAAATcacacctgccgccgccgctccctgtcGTGCGTCCTCCAAAGCTGTTCAGTGGCACCCTCCGCTCGCTTCTTCCCTCCCTCTTCGATCCAGTGGCACCCGCGCGCGGCTACGACGCCGTTCATCATTGGCCAcccccgccccggccggccgcaaCGCCTGGCATGTCCTCCGGTGCACGTGCACGGGCACGAAACGGACAAGCAGCGCAAAGCCGCACCGCACGTCGCACCGCGCAGAGAGCAGCGCAGACGCATGCAGGCGGTCCCTGCCCTTTTTCTGGTACGGGGCGGCAGGCTAGCGGTCTCAAAAGCCAGGGGCAGGCACGGGCTGGCGCCGTGTCGCGGAGCCGGCGCCGGATCAGCACGCCACGCCGCGGCGAGATCGTGTCTCAAACTTAGTCGTCCGGTGACGCGCCCGGCGGAAGCAAACCGTACTACTAGGAGCCAACCGCGACCGCCCGTACTTTACAGCGCTATACGGGCGTCGCCATCGCTCTCAGGCAGGGCAGCCCGGATCGAGATCGGATCGGGAGTTAGCTTTGGCTGCCGCCGTGCGAGCGGACGAGGTGCGTGGCTGCGTGCAGGATGCCAGGATCCCAGCTCGGATCGCCTGTCCGGCCGTGGAAGCGTACATTGCCGTGGCTCCCTCGAATATTATAGCACCGGCCGTACTGCGGGTCACGGTCGTTCGTTAGGGAAAGTAAGTATGGCAGCGGCAGGCCCAGCCTAGCTCGCCGCAGATATATTGTGGCCGGCACGGGTGATCTGCCGATCCGGTAATGTCTGGCCGGCCGTGCGCGCCGATGTTTCGCGCACGCTTCGCCGTGCACCAATACCTCGGCCAATGACCGGAGGATTAGGCGAGGGTATGCCGGCATTATTGCGATCGGATCGCGATTAGCTGCGGTAATGGCCGTATGATGATCGCATAAATAAATGGTCTTTGGTGTGCTCCGAGCAGATAAGCCCGTGCGCGTACATGGTAGTACGAAGGCGCATACACAAGTGCAGACGGGATATGTTCGTTGCGTGCTGGCATGTACGCACCCCGGGTACTTTAATACGAGTATATGCTCGACGTGCTGGAGCTGGTATGCATCGCCACTTTTTATTAACGTTGCAGATGCGCCTCTCTCTGCTCCATGGGAGTGGTCCTTAAGGGCCGGCCGGTACACAGCACAGTTTAGCTAGCGTGGCATTATAATTCTCCCGTCCCCTGCAGCATCTGCACGCGTGCCACCCTGAACAATCAAGGTTACCAGGTTCAGATGCTGTACGTTCCGCTGTAATGAACTACTCCCTCTAAATTATAAAAGCCATTCcaattttcttggagagtcaaaatatCTTAAGtttaactaaatttatacaataaagtactataACATTCATAACATTCATGATAACCAAATAGAtatcattagtttcttcattaaatatattttcatagtatatatattcggtgccataaatttttatgagcttctctataattttaatcaaacataaaatagtttgattttttaaaaaattaaaatgacttgTAATTTAACATAGGGTATATTTTGTTCGGTGTGTGTTCCCTCGCGGAGCAAATTAGCCAAACTGGAGGCACACTTTACACCCGGATTTAAAACGTACTGTTTCGAGCCATCGCCCTTTGTCAAGGGCCTTAAGAAAACGCCTAGTGTGAAGTATACTGAAGTAGTGAAGTGTGAACTGTCCCAGCAGGACTTTGTCGAACCGAGGGAGGCTCGAGGCGATTATGTTAGCGGCAGAACGAGGACAGAATTCGAAGGACCACAATAGAATATGTACCTGGTGGACTTTGGGATAGCCTCCAACTCTCCAAGGTTACTTGTCGGTTGCATTACACTAGGTCCTCAAGGCAGGTGTATAAAATCCGTGCGCGCTCGTTACAGCGGTGGTTGCAGGCGGACTTCGTGCGTTTCGCAGCCTCGCAGGCATAAGGCAATAGCTCACGGTCAAGCAGCGTTCAGTGGCGCGACAGGGTAAACTGGTCCTGAATTTGTGTGCGGAAAGGTGCACAAACTTTACTTTAACTTCAGGACTCGAATATCGCTGCATCAACTAGCCTGAAACTGCGCCGAGGTTTTTTTCTTGTGTTGAACTGTCCTTGCAAGTAGATGATGAGACGCGATCAACTTGTTAGACTTATCATCCCACTCCCACCTTGCTACTAAATCTTATTTCTTGGCCGTAAATATTGGCCCATCAGGTGCATTTTTGCCCAACAGTTCATTTGCTTGCTTCAAGATCTGATAATGATAGGCGTATCTGTGAAAGCAAAGGACGGATGTAACATGATGGCAACACCGTGCCATTACTTGCAAATTAATGCAAATTAATggagtacttcctccgtcccttTTTATCATTCGTTCTCACTTCCCGAGAATTCAAATGTAATCAATTTTAAcgaaatatatataaaaaatattaatatttatgatacataaTTAGTATATATTATTAGATAAATCGTTAAAtcatttttcataataaatttatttaaaaatataaatattgctaatattttctacaaatgtaatcaaatttaaaaaagtttgacCACCACACCTCCCATGCGCGATAGATATTaagggacggaggagggagtaaaaaaaacagaaccgcgaaaaaaaaaagaatagttgAGGAGGAAACAACACTAGTATAAACAGCCACTGATAGCGTCTCTTGAGTTTTAATACTAGTAGAGGTCATTTGTCATAGTGTCAGTTCGTCAGCTGTGTAGACTGTAGAGCCAGCTGCATGCCTGCATCCGAGCTCTCCTTTTTCAGAACTGGAGCATGGGCACTGTCCGTGTCCATGACCACATCCACGCGCATGTCGGAGGCGGACACACGGGACTGGGCAGGCGCCAACCGCAACCCGACGCCGCGGGCTTCACCTGCTTCGCTTcccggcggcgaccgcgccggTGCATTAATGGCTCATGGCTGGCGCGCCACCGCTCCGTCACAAGCAAAGCGAGAGCGCGCCATGGCGCCAGCCTTTGTTCACGTACGCCTCCACGGGCCACCCGTGCTGCAGCTGCGACCGCGAGCGACACACCCAACGAAAGCAAGGGGGGCAAAGCCTTTCTTTTGGGCGGGGTACACCGTGGCGCACGGAAAGGGCCATGGGGCCGGGTGCGTCCGTGCATGGGCTATCTATCTAACTGCGTCCACGACGCTCTCGTTTCCTTTTGGTTACGGGAAAGGGCAAAGTGTGGTTAGCAATTGTTAATCCGCGTGACTTGTACCACAAATAATGGTCATGATGATGATAACAAGAGGTTTGTTTCGCAGACGAAGAAAAGCTACAAGCAACAGCAGGGGATGTCGCGACCGGGAGGCAACCGCACGTATGCCCCTCATGCCGGGCACCCAGCAAAACATGCCCTCATGCTACAGCCTGTGGAAGCGTGGCTGCAACTCATGGTCCTTGTCTGCTGATGCAGGGAGGGAGCCATGCTATATCTGCTAAGTACTGTCGGATCGAGCTATTGGAGGAAGGTTCGCGTGATCTGTTTGGATAAAAAAACAGGGTAGGTCGGATAATTTGAGGGAGGCAGTAGCAGCACACATCAGCACCCATCCACCATGACTGTTAAAGCTTCGACACGCTAACGGTATCCAACAGTACATCGCGTAAAGAAACACTTATAAATGTTCATCGGTCCTTGGCAGGATTTGGCAAGAATTTACTGtgcaaatgtttttttttctgagcgAATTTTGCTCTCATTTCAGGGACACCGTATCTTACAATGAACGGTGCTTCGCGCACATGAGCACGGCATAGTTTACTCGCCAGTTCATGCGCCCGAACATGGGCTAGTTTACTTTCTCGCTTATACAAGTGTAGTTTGATTCGGGCTCGAGGTAACAAAGAATGCGgagcgccgccacggccgccgagAGCGGGGAGATCGACCGGGGTCACGGCCCCGCCAGCGCCTGCGCGAGGCGCTGGACCCTGGCGGCGATCTCCGGCGGGATCCGCACGGCCGGCCGGGAGCTTTCTTTGCCTCGCCGGAAGTCGAGACCCAGCGCGTCCGACACGTCCTCGGAGGTCCACCCGGCGCGCCGGAGCGAGTCCGAGCACCGGTCCGTTTTTAGGACCAGCGCGTCGAGGACGGCCTCGGTGTCCGGTGCCGgggcctcctcgccgtcgaagATGCCGGAGGCGGTGACCTCGACCATCTCGTCCACTTCCCTGTCCCTCCAGCCGCCTTTCTTTAGCATTGACCCGAGCTCATCGAGGTAGTTATCGACCCACCGCGGGGTTGACCGCCGGTGTGGCGACGGGCAGCctgacgaggacgacgacgaggatgacGAGGCGGTGGAGGCTTCCGAGGACGAGgagtcgcggcggcggcggtcggatGCGGCGTCGCTCCAGAACTCGATCCAGCGCGGGGCCTGGACGGCGTCGAGGCTCCGGCGCGTGTACGACGACGTGTTCGCGCCGGCGGAGAAGGGGGAGGCCAGCGGGGAGGAGACGACGTGATCCATCGGCTGGAACGAGGTTTCCCGGGTGAAGAAGTGGAGCAGGTCGAGGCCGCAGCAGAGCACGCGGTCGTCCGTCACGAAGAACACCGGGTTGCCCGCGAGGCAGGGGCGGCAGGGCAGGTAGCAGCGGTCGAAGAGCGGCACGagcagcggcgcgcggcggatGGCGGAGCGCGCGAGCCGCAGGGCGCGGTCCGGGTCGGCGGGCCTCCGCCCCCAGCACCGCGGCCACAGCGCGCCCCTCGCGGTCTGtagcgacgccgcggcggcggggaggtcgaACGCGGCGCGGAGGCCCGCGCGGCCACGCCAGTCCGGGAACCCGGCGCCCGAGGGCACGCCGAGCGCCAGGACGGCGCGGAGGTCGGGCGGGAACGTGAACCCGAACTCGGCCTCCGCGCGGGCGAGCTCCGCGTCGGAGAGGCCCGGGAGGACGGCCACCCCGGCCGCGCGGAGGTGGGCGAGCACTCCCGCCGCCACGGCGTGGAAGGAGTGCAGCCCGTGTCGCGGCGACGCggggcccgcggcggcgcgcgtggaCAGCCGGCGCAGCCCcgccgcgtgcgccgccgccgccggggccagCCCCGCCATCCGGTGGTCGACGTCCACCATATGCTCAGCGCCCTTCAACTgccttgtgacttgtgagcttCCTGCCTTCGGATGCGGGGTGTGGAGACCTTGAGATGCCAAGGACGGAAACGGCTGCGTCGCTCGATGCGGGAGGCGTAGAGATGAGAGGGGACGGGGCGGGACGGGTGGATTATATAGGGGGTGAGGCGGTGGCCGCCGGGCGTAAGACAAGGGTGGGGCCTACGGCCGTGGGCAACGGGCCCTGCAGAGATCTGAGCTGATCGTGGGCGCGAGAAAGCGATGGCGTCGCGAACGTTAACATCAGCAGCCGTGTGATTGGAGCTGGTGTGCTAACGTTGGCCGCCTCTCCGCTTGTGAAAACGCAAGCTCGGGTCCTGATGAACGGCTGAGGCTGGAATTAATTGATGTACTTGTATCACGTATCGTACTAAAAGTACACGCGACGGCTTTCTAATCTACTAGTGCAAATAAATAGCGTTAGGACTTTAAGATGAAGAAAATATTTGTTCTTCCTTATTATTCCTTAGCAGCGGAAATTCAGTATAAATAAACACAAGAAATTCAGTAGCTGTCGAGCTACAGCCTACGGAATGATTTACGGGCCATTATTCGGTGCGTGCCTGTGCCTGGGGCCAAGGACACCTGCCTTCATAAATCATAACCCCGGGAAGCACAAGTACATGTGGATAGGGCATCCCTTGCCAGAGACCGAGGCCATGACTTGCTTGGGAGCACTCGCGCTCGCGCTCGGATCAGATGTCCCCGAGCCCCAGGAAAGCGAAGGGGGGGATGCTTGCTTAGTTGGCCGCGCTGCTCATCTCTTATCATGCAACCCCAATAATGCGGTATGCCCGTCGGAGAAACAGAAAACCCAACTGGTGGCCATGATTTTGGTCCCCCAGAAACCGTGCACCCCTTCATGGGTCCTCCTTGGAGTAGGTCCGGGCGTATTGTGCCGCGCCATCCGGTCTCCTTCCGGTACTCGGCGTACGGGCTCGTGTACGTCGCATTGAGCTGACAAACCTCGCGGTTGCTGCAGGCCGTGTGTGCATCGTGCCATCGTGTAGACATGAGATACTGGAGTTTGACACTGAGACGAGACCCGCACCGCGCTCTGCAatcggccggccgggcggtgcTGGCTCTGGCTTGGCGTGGACGAGATGCTATTGCTGGCTCACCTGCCGCCGTCACCTCATCAATCAAACCACCAAAGCCAGGGCCGGGGCACCATCATCTCCATTCACCGGCTCACCGCACGCTTGCAGGCTGCACGGAAGTTGCATCGCCGCCGTTCCGTAGAGATGAGATGAGACAGGCGGGCGAGGATTGTCCGTATCCGCAGCCCTGTCACAACTCCCCGTCGCAAGTTTTTGGCATCTGACGTGGCGGAGGGGCCAACCGGCCAGTCTAATCTCGGCTGCGTCAAGTCGACGTGATCCCGGGATCTGGGCCGTCGCCACCACCTCCCACTGCCGTCTGGCCGCCAGTCACTGTCACAGCGGACACTACCGgtgtggtgactggtgagtgaGCCGCGGGGATTAGCATTTCTGGGCGAACAGTACTTGCTAAGAttgagtttggaaattattATTGGGCGGATTGATGTCTTGGACTCTTGGGTAATCTCCGACCTACCATCTGTTCTCGTTCTTCTTGTCGCGTGCTTTGTCGCTGTCAGGATACGCGTTGGAGTGGTTATGAGAAAGCAGAGTGATAAACACTACTAAGGAAAATTGGCAGAGTGATAACAATTATGTCTTTTTTTCCTTATGTAAATGGCtgcacacacacatacacacactgcattttctttttctgaatcaCGTACAGGAGACTTCTGGTCGGGCTTGCTCAATGACTGAGGTGAGGCCTCCCTCTCGATCTTACAGTCGCCATTACTGTGCTTTGGTTGCAGGTCGGTGTCATGGTGTAGGGAATGAGCAGTGCCTAGGGACCTAGTAATAGCGACAAGCCGCACGAAACCTTGGCCTAATCCAGAGATAAAGCCGGCTGCAATaccttgagagttgagacaaTGACAAGGCGTCAAGGGGAGCCCACGGCGCTCGACACCCTGCCGGCGCTCGGCACCCCACCGGCGCAGGCCAACctccaccgcagcgcatcaGCTAAACCCCACCACACACCGGCGACGCCCGGACAATTCAAGCTACAACCTACCACCATAGCAAACCATAGGTCGCCGGCACTCGCACACAACATGGAGGAGACTGTCGACCTGCTCTACTGCTCGGATACAGTGGAGGAAAGCTCCTGCTCTTGTCGCATCAATGAGGGGGCATTTAAGACGGTGGATAGAACACAGACGGGCAATGGAAAGGAGAAGGAATCTGAGGACAACACAAGCAGCGACACGTCATCTGCTGCCCCTCGTCGGATTCACTCGGTCGTGGTAAAACCAAGCTACCATAGAGTGTCATACAAGGACGCCCTACTGAAGCCAAGGACCTTCAAGCCAAGATTCCCCAGCACTGCGACAAATCACATCAAGCACGGGTGGCTCCATGAAGAGAGACGGCGGACGCCGAGGAAGCGTGTTGCTTCGGTATGGTCTCGGCTTGGTGTTGGACAGAGAAGCATTCAAGATCGGATAGGGGGAAGGTGAACCAAGCCCAGGCACCAGTTACCTCTGCACATTGGCTTCAATTGCTCAAGGAAAAGGCTGGCAACCACTGTTTCAATTGCTTTGCTCCCGACCACCGCATTGGCGCTTGTAGAGACCCGTCTCAGTGCATCCTGTGCTTGCGCTCTGGCCACAAAGCTCGCCATTGCCGCTCCAACACACCACCCTTTGCTGCtccccacaccaccaccactactGCTACTACTCCAGCAACCTCTTCTACCAGTAACACCCATTGCCAAGAACCCAAGCGCCTCGAGGACTTTCCCTCACGGCTACGCCCAATGACTACGGGGAGAAGTTCCGCTGCTGCGGCTGACATGGAGTCTGAGCTCATCCCTGGGGTGGCTAGCAGGAGACCGGACCATGTCACGATCTGTGTGCCGCGCTCGGCTGCAGTGAGGGAGGAAGAGAGGCAGCTATCTATGACGGCGCTTATCGGCGTCCATGTCGATGGCCGCGCAAGGCTCTCCAGCCAGGTGTTGCGCTAGGATGCTCTACAACAACTATGCATCTCAAAGCACGATTTGGGAGTGAAGCGCCTGACGGCATTGACATTCCTGTTCCATTTCTCCACCCTTGAGTGATGCACTGCGACTCTACGTCTTGAGGGGGCTTGCTGTTGGGCGCACTGCTCTACGGCTTATGCCGTGGATGCGGCAGGTCAGTGCATCTGCTTCTAAACTCATGCACCGGATGAGGGTTTGCATCGAGGGGATACCAGAACATGCACAACAGATTGAAACCGTAGCTCGGCTTTTCAATTCCCCAACCTTCATAGAAGAGCTTGACACTGATGGTGAGACAGAGCAAGAGAGAGATTGCATGTGCCTTTGGGTATGGATGGCTAATCCTGATGGTTTAGCTAAGACAGTCACTCTGAAGGTTGCTGAACCCCTCACTTTCCCTGAGGAGTTCTACTGGTAAATGGGGGACATGGAATTGCCAACTACTAGAACAGGCCCGACAGAGATGATAAATTATGAAGTAATCATCCATTTGGATCGTGTTTTCGATTACTCACCATGCCAAGTAGCCCCTTACATAGGAGTGTTGACAGTGGTACTAATGGATTGCCAGATGATCTCTATGAGGAAGAGTGACCAGTCAAACACCGATTTCTATGCCATTATGGTGTTCTTGATGACCGTGCAGTTTGTCGTCGTGTTCCGGTTCAAGAACGGCTCGCAGGTCGGCGAGACAGGTCACCGCTGGGTGGAGGAGGTGCCCGTGGCCGGCCTGCGCTGCAGTACCCTCGTCCAAGCTGGCATGATTTTAAAATggtagaggagaggagagagaggtttAATGGGGACAATAGCAGCCAACGTGATTGGCACAGTGACTACGGCTGTCGCTATCAGGTTGTTAGAAAGGAGGCCGGTTTGACGAGGAACAGTGCTATTGGAGAGGAGGCTGGCCTGACGAGGAACAGTGCTAGCAAGGGGGGACGGGAAGAGGTCAAAGATGGACCAGAGAACAAACTGAACACAGCAACCTTCAAGGATGCAGAACCAAGTTTCCACCGTGATGAAAGTTTGAATAATTCAAAAGATGCAGACCCAATGAGAGAAGAGGCCACATTGATGGCCAAATAGCAACAGGGACAGTCTATGGAGGCAACAAAACAAAGCAAAGAGATAGGGGGAAAGAAGATAGCTATAGCACAATTAAAATACTATGCACCTCAGACTTTAGGGCAACCAGAAGAGACAGGGCAAGATAGTATGATAGATGAGGTCGACCAGCTAGCATGGGCAATGGGAAAGCATAGGAAAGATGAAACTGGGTAGAAACATGTGCAAGGTCTTCAACAGGAAATGGGGCCCAGATAGATGAGGACCAGACAAATGGTCATAACCAAGATGACATTAGAGTGGATCCACTAGGGGTCATGGCTACATCAGATGGTGAGGGATTTGTATTAACACAGACAGGAGTGTAGCAAGGAAAGGAGTCAATCACTGCTGTACAGCTGATGGTTGTCGGATGAACTACAATAAACAAGGCTCAATCAGAACTGATGAATGCATCTAAGAATGAGGGACTGCATATTAACCAAAAAGAATCACAGCAAGCTGGGGAGGGAACATTTCCTGAGCAACATGATCCAGTTGACGAACAGTCTACAGTAAACAAGGGAACTCATTTGCTAGGGATGCACACGCCTGTTACCAGGCCACTTCCAAACGCAATACTGGATCCACCCACCATTTCACCAGTGCTACAGAAGAAGCCACgccaaggaaaaggaaaagaaaattcaGCAGCCAGCACAAAGGAATTGACTAAATCTACAAGGAAGAGTAACAGGCTAGCAGATCATGCCAAGACTAACTTCACCATGGAAGAATAGGCCACTATGTTACTAATGAAGAAGTGTGGGATACTGGAAAAGGGCAAAACTGTAGCTCCGGCAGATCATAGCAACTTCAGAGAATAATTCGTGGGACCACTAAAAAAGAAGGTGGTGACAGGATTCAGAGAGACATTTGGACTGATTAAGAATGCAGCAGAAGAACCCCTTGGCACGTTAGCGCTACAGGGAGAAACCTTATGATCCCCACAGCATCaggagtgtgtgtgtgtgtgtatgcaCGTGCGCGCGTGTGTGGGTGGGTGTGTGGGTGGGTGCTACAAGCATGTCTGTGTGCGCTACAAGCATGTGTGTGCCACATGAATCTGGGGGAGAAACTGAGATATTACTGAAAGTGCAGTtagccccctaagtgggttttg harbors:
- the LOC117842996 gene encoding uncharacterized protein; the encoded protein is MVDVDHRMAGLAPAAAAHAAGLRRLSTRAAAGPASPRHGLHSFHAVAAGVLAHLRAAGVAVLPGLSDAELARAEAEFGFTFPPDLRAVLALGVPSGAGFPDWRGRAGLRAAFDLPAAAASLQTARGALWPRCWGRRPADPDRALRLARSAIRRAPLLVPLFDRCYLPCRPCLAGNPVFFVTDDRVLCCGLDLLHFFTRETSFQPMDHVVSSPLASPFSAGANTSSYTRRSLDAVQAPRWIEFWSDAASDRRRRDSSSSEASTASSSSSSSSSGCPSPHRRSTPRWVDNYLDELGSMLKKGGWRDREVDEMVEVTASGIFDGEEAPAPDTEAVLDALVLKTDRCSDSLRRAGWTSEDVSDALGLDFRRGKESSRPAVRIPPEIAARVQRLAQALAGP